Genomic segment of Methanobacterium spitsbergense:
AGTGCTGAGTACATCCAATACTCCTTCTTAGTTGTTTGTAAATGCAGATATTGCATTGTTCACAGATGTTACTTCAGTTACATTATGGCCCATTGGATTTTGAAATGAAACAGCCAATGCATCGAAATTATCAGGATTTAATGAACTAAAAGACGATATTAAAGCAACTACTATTAAAATGAATATGATCCCCAAAATCTCAATATCATATCTCATAAACAACTCCCATAATACTATGGTAATAATCACATATGAGATTTATTATTGTTATGAAACAGAGCAAAATTACTTCTCTTTTTTTGAAAGTGGGAAATATTTAAAAGGAAAATACTTTTATTATTTTCAAGATTTAAATTTTATTGAAAGCCAAAATAATTTTAATTTACAATTCTATTCATTTTTTTTAAGGTTATAATTGTAATTCTTTCATTAATATGTAAACAAAGTAAGAATTTATCAGGAATAAATCAACGAAAAAGGATTCAATATTATGAATAAGTTAAAAATAAGATTAAATACTGTAATTAGGGATATTATAGAGTTTTTTCATCGAATATCCAATATTTTCATTGTTTCTTACTATATTCCATGTTTTAAGAAACATTATTTTATATAAATGAAAAATTTATACTAACGAACGTTAGTTTTATATACTATGTCACCAAACTGTAACTAACGAACGTTAGTAAGGAGATGAAAATTTTGAATAATAAAAAAAATACCTCCAAACCTTATGAAAAATCAACTAAAGACAAAATATTCGATGTATCAGTAGATTTATTTTCAAAAAAAGGTTTCGATGCAGTATCCATGAGGGAAATAGGAAGAGAAGTAGGCATAAGAGAAAGTTCAATTTATAACCATTATAAAAATAAGGAAGCTATATTAGATGCCATAGTAAACTTTTTCTTATCTGAACTTGAAGCCAGCAGTCTGCCTGAAGAACAAATGGACGAATTAATAGCCACAAGTCCAGATATGTTCTTTGAAATTGGAGCAAAGACATTCATTGAACGAATGTCAACTCCAAAGACAGAAAAAATATGGAGGATTATATCTATCGAAGTATTCCACAATAAGAAAATAAGAAAATTTTTCGTAGAAGAGCTTCTTGAAACTCCCTTAAAGAGCTGGGAAGCAATATTCACTAAAATGATGGAAGAAAATCTCATAAAACAGTATGATCCAAAAATACTAGCACGTGAATATTTTTCTTATGCAATATTTCTCTACTTCGAGTACTTCATACTCAAATACGATACAGATTACACATCATTCATGGATTTAGCATGGGATAAAATGGCAGATCATGCAAAATTCATTTTAGATTCAATAAAAATAGATAGTATTTAACATCCTCTTTAATAAATAAAAATGGAAAAATATAATAAAATCAACCAAATGAACTACTTTTATAATACATTATATATTTAACCCAAATAATTTGTAAATAATTTTTAATTAAAAACTAATTAACGAAAGAAAGGTTCAAAAATGTATGTCTCTAAAATGGAAATTACTCCAAAAAAAAAGGGAATTGAAAATAATGGAGTAGATTCAAAATTAAAATTTAAGATAAATACAAAGGGAGAAAATCCAGATAAAATTATTCGTAAAGTTATGTTAATGGGTTATAATGGTGCAAACAACACAGGCTCTGAAACCAGACTTATATCCATAATTGAAGATGTTAGGAAAGTTTTAGGTCCAGATGTACAGATTACCATTCCTACATTAAATGAAGAGAATCTTCGCAGATATATTAAAGAAGATTCCAATTTAAATATAGCCCCTATACCCTCAATCTTTTTTTTTGCCATTAGAACGCTTGTTAAAGAGCAAGATCTTGTTCTGCTAGTTGAAGGAAGTTGTTATATGGACACTTGGACATCTGCACTTCTTTGGGCTTTTTTATGGACAACAAAATGTGCAAATTCTTTCAATATACCATGTATAGCTTATGCTGTAGATGCAGGAGATTTGTCAGTTTTTAATAAGTTTTTAGTGAAAAGAGAAGCAATTAAAACCGATCTTATAATTACCAGAACATCATATGCAGCAGACAAATTACTAAAAATGGGTGTAACCGCACCAATTAAACATACTGCAGACAGTGCATTTACATTCCAAACAGAACCTGAAGATTACAATACAATTAAAAAAAATTGGAACATTGAAACATCCTCAGAAACTACAGATGATATTGTTGGAATAGCAGTTATTGACTTCAATCTTTGGCCAGTTGTAATAAGACCATGGGGCCGCAAGGAAAATCTTTATAAATGGCCATACTACTTTTCTAGATCCCCAAAAAGAATATTGGCAAGTAAAGATTTAGCTTACAAATGGGCAGCAGAAGCAGATAGAATAATTGAAACACATCGAAAGAACATTGCATTTATTTGTATGGAAGAACTTGACGAACCTCTAGCCAAGAATATTGTTAATAATATGAGACATCCTAAAAATGCAAGAATATTTTCATCAAGCGAATTCAATGCATCCCAAATGACAGAAATACTGAGGAATGTTGATTTTCTTGTTACATCCCGTTATCATGCCGCTGTTTTGTCCCTTGAAGCACGCATTCCTCAGATTGCAGTTGGGCATGATCCACGTCTTAAGGGATTATACAAAGACCTTGAATTGGACGAAGATTATCTCATAGATTATATCTCGGAAAGAAATTCCATAAATATCTGGAATCATTTAAGTAATTCTATTGATGAGCTCATTAAAAATCCAAGAAAAAACTATGATAAAATAAATAAAGGTTTCGTAGAACATTTAGCTAAATCAAAGAAAAATCGCGTAATACTCAAGGAATTTCTGGAGAAAAAAGGTTGGGATGTGGAAAGTTGAAGAATGTTGTTTTTCTAACTGGAGCAACTGGTTTTCTGGGCACACAAATTGCTATAAGACTAATAAAAAACCAAAATGTCAACATAGCAGTTTTAATTAGAGGAAAAGACTATGATACTGCCTACAGACATCTTTCCCGTGCATGGTGGGAATGGCCAGAATTAATGGAAGAAATTCAGGGGCTAAAAAAATTTAATGAAAACGATTCACATGAAAGTAAAATATATTTAGTCAAAGGGGATATCTCAGAGGAAAAGCTTGGATTAGGCCCAGACGAATATAATTTTTTATTACATAATGTTACCCATATAATCCATACTGCAGCAGATCTACGATTAAACATTCCATTAGATGATCTTAGGAAGGTTAATGTACAAGGAACTTTGAATCTCCTTGAT
This window contains:
- a CDS encoding polysaccharide pyruvyl transferase family protein — encoded protein: MYVSKMEITPKKKGIENNGVDSKLKFKINTKGENPDKIIRKVMLMGYNGANNTGSETRLISIIEDVRKVLGPDVQITIPTLNEENLRRYIKEDSNLNIAPIPSIFFFAIRTLVKEQDLVLLVEGSCYMDTWTSALLWAFLWTTKCANSFNIPCIAYAVDAGDLSVFNKFLVKREAIKTDLIITRTSYAADKLLKMGVTAPIKHTADSAFTFQTEPEDYNTIKKNWNIETSSETTDDIVGIAVIDFNLWPVVIRPWGRKENLYKWPYYFSRSPKRILASKDLAYKWAAEADRIIETHRKNIAFICMEELDEPLAKNIVNNMRHPKNARIFSSSEFNASQMTEILRNVDFLVTSRYHAAVLSLEARIPQIAVGHDPRLKGLYKDLELDEDYLIDYISERNSINIWNHLSNSIDELIKNPRKNYDKINKGFVEHLAKSKKNRVILKEFLEKKGWDVES
- a CDS encoding TetR/AcrR family transcriptional regulator — its product is MKILNNKKNTSKPYEKSTKDKIFDVSVDLFSKKGFDAVSMREIGREVGIRESSIYNHYKNKEAILDAIVNFFLSELEASSLPEEQMDELIATSPDMFFEIGAKTFIERMSTPKTEKIWRIISIEVFHNKKIRKFFVEELLETPLKSWEAIFTKMMEENLIKQYDPKILAREYFSYAIFLYFEYFILKYDTDYTSFMDLAWDKMADHAKFILDSIKIDSI